From the genome of Treponema peruense:
GTTAAAAAAGCGATTGGTTATCTTGTTGACCGCGGAGTTATTGTTGATGTGCTGGAGAATTCAAAATGATTAGTCAGATTTTTATTTTGGTCGGAACTGCGACTTTACAGACTTTGCAGATGGTTTTCTTTTCTACTGTTTTTTCTCTTGTACTGGGATTTCCTCTTGGCGTTTTTTTGTGCATGACTGATCCTACGGGAATTACACCCCGGCCGGTTTTGAACCAGGTTTTGAGCCGCATAGTTAATGTTCTGCGTTCGTTTCCTTTTATTATTCTGATGATTATTTTGTTCCCGCTTTCGAGACTTATTTTGGGTACAAGTATCGGTACTACGGCTACGATTGTTCCGCTTTCTATTGCTGCGGCTCCTTTTGTTGCAAGAATTATTGAAACTGCGCTTAACGAAGTTGATCCTGGAATGATTCAGGCTGCGCGTGCGATGGGTTCAACAAACTGGCAGATTGTGTACAAGGTTCTTATTCCTGAAGCAATGCCTTCTATTATTTCGGGAATTACGCTTACGATTATTAATTTGATTGGATATTCTGCTATGGCCGGTGCGATTGGCGGCGGCGGACTTGGCGATTTGGCCATTCGTTACGGTTACCAGAGATTCCGCACTGATATTATGATTGCGGCGGTTATTGTTATTCTTGTTCTTGTAGAAGTGATTCAGTTTGTGGGAACGCGGCTTAGTAACCGTGTTCTGGCAAAGAGATAACGGACGCGGACGGTTCCTTAACAGACATGTCTGTACGGGAAGGTCCGCATGGGAAGACGCGGTTTTGTTTAGATAAGTGGAAGCAATAGGTTAAAATGCTTTCAGTCAGTCAAGGAAATCGAAAACCGGTTTAGGTGACATGTGATGTAAGTCTTTCTAACCTACGAATTTAGTAGACTTTTTTCATTCTTACAATTATATTTAAATTATAAGCAGGAGGTTGTATGAAAATTGCTTTTTATGATACCCGTTCCTATGACAGGGATGCGTTTACTGCGGCGAATAAGAATTTTTTGTTTGACATTGATTTTTTTGATTTCCACCTGAATGAAAAAACGGCTTTTTCGGCAAAAGGTTATGATGTTGTTTGTGCTTTTGTTAATGATACTTTGGATTCTAAAGTTCTGCATATTCTTAAGGACTGCGGCATTTCTCTTGTTGCGATGCGCTGTGCCGGTTACAACAATGTTGACTTAAAGGTCGCCGCTGAACTTGGACTCAAGATAGTTCGGGTTCCGGCTTATTCACCTCATTCTGTTGCTGAACACGCTGTGGCTCTTCTTATGTCACTTACACGAAGAATTCCGCAGGCTTATATGCGTACCAGAACAGGAAATTTTACGCTTAACGGACTTAC
Proteins encoded in this window:
- a CDS encoding methionine ABC transporter permease, with the translated sequence MISQIFILVGTATLQTLQMVFFSTVFSLVLGFPLGVFLCMTDPTGITPRPVLNQVLSRIVNVLRSFPFIILMIILFPLSRLILGTSIGTTATIVPLSIAAAPFVARIIETALNEVDPGMIQAARAMGSTNWQIVYKVLIPEAMPSIISGITLTIINLIGYSAMAGAIGGGGLGDLAIRYGYQRFRTDIMIAAVIVILVLVEVIQFVGTRLSNRVLAKR